From Coffea arabica cultivar ET-39 chromosome 2e, Coffea Arabica ET-39 HiFi, whole genome shotgun sequence, the proteins below share one genomic window:
- the LOC113732511 gene encoding annexin D4, with translation MAHPKEISALNKAFTGLGVDEKTSISILTKWHPHQLHSYRKATPDFFIEDERQFERWSDPRVLQLRQEFIRFKDAVVLRTMHPWERDARLFKEALQMGPRIDIIIETACTRSSEDLLGARRAYHSLFHHSIEEDIASQIHTSERKLLVALVSAYRYEGPHVQEETAKSEAKVLYNAIKAVAKKNPTENEEVIMILATRSKSHIKAVYKYCEEISGNHLQQDPDGDWALKQTVQCLCMPHAYFSKILDASLRTDVDEAARDSVTRVILTRADVDIKQIKEEFQHKFSGVSLSKRIEEVANGNYRDFLLALVSKEN, from the exons ATGGCACACCCAAAGGAGATCTCAGCTCTCAACAAGGCTTTCACAG GACTTGGAGTCGATGAGAAGACTTCTATATCTATATTGACAAAATGGCATCCACATCAGCTACATTCATATAGAAAAGCCACTCCAGATTTCTTCATAGAAGATGAACGTCAATTTGAGAGATGGTCAGATCCACGTGTCCTACAACTTAGACAAGAATTCATACGCTTCAAG GATGCTGTGGTGCTCCGGACTATGCATCCTTGGGAAAGAGATGCTCGTTTATTTAAGGAGGCTTTGCAGATGGGCCCAAGAATTGATATTATTATAGAAACAGCATGTACAAGATCATCTGAAGACCTTTTGGGAGCAAGAAGAGCCTACCATTCCCTCTTCCACCACTCTATTGAGGAAGACATAGCTTCCCAAATCCACACCAGTGAACGTAAG CTTTTAGTTGCACTTGTAAGTGCGTACCGCTATGAAGGTCCACATGTTCAAGAAGAAACGGCAAAATCAGAAGCCAAGGTGCTTTATAATGCTATTAAAGCTGTTGCAAAGAAGAATCCTACTGAGAATGAAGAAGTTATAATGATACTAGCAACAAGAAGCAAATCCCATATCAAGGCTGTCTACAAATATTGCGAGGAAATTAGCGGAAACCACTTGCAACAG GATCCAGATGGTGATTGGGCTCTGAAACAAACAGTCCAATGCTTATGCATGCCACATGCATACTTTAGCAAG ATTTTGGATGCATCACTAAGAACTGATGTGGATGAGGCTGCAAGAGATTCTGTCACTAGAGTGATTCTCACACGAGCAGATGTGGACATCAAGCAGATCAAAGAAGAGTTTCAACACAAGTTTTCTGGAGTTAGTCTGTCCAAAAGGATTGAAGAAGTTGCTAATGGCAACTACAGGGATTTTTTGCTTGctttagtttcaaaagaaaactaa